Proteins encoded within one genomic window of Sulfurovum sp. XGS-02:
- a CDS encoding Gfo/Idh/MocA family oxidoreductase, with the protein MSKKNFALIGAAGYIAPRHMKAIKETGNDLVAALDPYDGIGIMDSHFPQADFFTEFERFDRFVDKWRRNTGKKIDYVSICSPNYLHDSHIRFALKSGADAICEKPLVLNPWNIDQLKIIEEETGHKVYNILQLRLHPSIIALKEKVQKELAENPDKIYDIDLTYLTSRGKWYFISWKGNEAKSGGIASNIGVHFYDMLCWIFGDVEENIVHLKAPDTNAGFFKLKNANVRWFLSVNYDYIPEEVKAEGQRTYRSITVDGEEIEFSGGFTDLHTRSYEEILKGNGFGLDEAYGSISTVSTIRNLAPVGLQGDYHPFCKKVIGE; encoded by the coding sequence ATGAGTAAAAAGAATTTTGCACTGATCGGTGCTGCAGGATATATTGCCCCAAGGCATATGAAGGCTATTAAAGAGACAGGAAATGATCTTGTCGCAGCCCTTGATCCTTATGATGGCATAGGAATCATGGATAGTCATTTCCCTCAGGCAGACTTCTTTACTGAATTTGAACGTTTTGACAGATTCGTAGATAAATGGAGAAGAAATACAGGTAAAAAAATTGATTATGTTTCAATCTGTTCTCCGAACTATCTACATGATTCTCATATACGATTTGCCCTAAAAAGTGGTGCCGATGCCATTTGTGAAAAACCTCTTGTTCTCAATCCTTGGAATATCGATCAATTAAAAATTATCGAAGAAGAAACAGGTCATAAAGTCTATAACATTCTGCAACTCAGACTTCACCCTTCTATCATTGCACTAAAAGAGAAAGTGCAAAAAGAGTTGGCAGAAAATCCTGATAAAATCTATGATATTGACTTGACCTATTTGACTTCAAGGGGTAAATGGTATTTTATTTCATGGAAAGGAAATGAAGCAAAGTCAGGAGGGATCGCATCCAATATCGGTGTACACTTTTATGATATGCTCTGCTGGATATTCGGTGATGTAGAAGAGAATATTGTACACCTTAAAGCACCAGATACCAATGCCGGCTTCTTCAAACTCAAAAATGCCAATGTAAGATGGTTCCTATCAGTCAATTATGACTATATCCCTGAAGAGGTAAAAGCAGAGGGACAGAGAACCTATAGAAGTATCACTGTAGATGGAGAAGAGATAGAGTTCTCTGGGGGTTTTACAGACCTGCATACAAGATCATATGAAGAGATACTCAAAGGAAACGGATTTGGATTGGATGAGGCATATGGTTCTATCAGCACCGTATCTACTATACGAAATCTTGCCCCTGTCGGACTTCAAGGTGACTATCATCCTTTCTGTAAAAAGGTGATCGGTGAATAA
- a CDS encoding lipopolysaccharide biosynthesis protein: MIKKLKPKSEFSRNVVILMTGTTIAQAIPIAISPILTRIYTPEDFGVFALFVAVASIFGSVANGRYELAIMLPRKDEDAINIFALGFIITSFISLFLLFLVILFNDYFTALFNNDEIGLWLYFVPISVLLTGLFNILNYFNNRIKNYKDIANATILKSIVLAITQLSIGFIKQGVSGLVSGQLFSQLVANTKLLTNIIKDKVLVSKISKVKILALAKRYKNFPKYSMWAALANTLSQHLTNILISTFYSISTLGFYSLVQRVLGMPAALIGGSIGQVFFQQATKEKQQTGRAIKTFNKTVKKLIMIGLPSFGILFFIVEDLFAFVFGEEWRIAGEYAQIVIPLFFIRFVVSTVSQLNSIFEKNLNGLYIQVILLTTVIGLFLIVDLYSIDFEVFLKLMTLFLFVEFIALYVYLFNLSKGNI; the protein is encoded by the coding sequence ATGATCAAAAAACTAAAACCTAAATCGGAATTTTCTCGTAATGTAGTTATATTGATGACAGGTACTACCATTGCACAGGCAATTCCCATAGCTATTAGCCCCATTTTAACAAGGATATATACACCAGAGGATTTTGGTGTATTTGCTCTTTTTGTAGCAGTCGCTTCAATATTTGGAAGTGTTGCAAATGGTAGGTATGAATTAGCCATAATGCTTCCAAGAAAAGATGAAGATGCTATAAATATATTTGCTTTAGGGTTTATCATCACTTCTTTTATCTCTCTGTTCCTTTTATTTTTAGTAATTTTATTTAATGATTATTTCACTGCTTTGTTTAATAATGATGAAATAGGTCTTTGGTTATATTTTGTACCTATTTCAGTATTGTTGACTGGCCTTTTCAATATCTTAAACTATTTTAACAATAGAATAAAAAACTATAAAGATATAGCAAATGCAACTATCTTGAAATCTATAGTTCTGGCTATTACTCAATTAAGTATAGGTTTCATAAAGCAAGGAGTAAGTGGACTTGTAAGTGGGCAGTTGTTTTCGCAACTTGTAGCAAACACGAAACTTCTTACAAATATCATAAAAGACAAAGTACTTGTCTCTAAAATATCAAAAGTGAAGATTTTAGCTTTAGCAAAACGATATAAAAATTTTCCAAAATACTCCATGTGGGCTGCTTTAGCCAATACACTTTCACAACATCTTACCAATATCCTTATATCTACTTTTTATAGTATATCTACACTTGGTTTTTACTCTTTAGTGCAAAGAGTACTTGGCATGCCGGCGGCTCTTATAGGAGGTTCCATTGGTCAAGTATTTTTCCAACAAGCTACAAAAGAGAAACAACAAACTGGACGTGCGATTAAAACTTTTAATAAAACAGTAAAAAAGCTAATCATGATAGGATTGCCATCTTTTGGCATACTATTTTTCATAGTAGAAGACCTGTTTGCATTTGTATTTGGTGAGGAGTGGAGAATAGCGGGAGAATATGCCCAGATAGTGATCCCTTTATTTTTTATTAGGTTTGTAGTTAGCACCGTTAGTCAGTTAAATAGTATATTTGAAAAAAATTTAAATGGTTTGTATATACAGGTGATTTTATTAACTACTGTAATAGGATTGTTTTTAATAGTAGACTTATACAGTATAGACTTTGAGGTCTTTTTAAAATTAATGACATTATTTTTATTTGTAGAGTTTATCGCATTATATGTCTATTTATTTAATTTATCAAAAGGAAACATATGA
- a CDS encoding DegT/DnrJ/EryC1/StrS aminotransferase family protein, with protein MNIDFAKLQYQYQLYKIEIDEAIHAVLDKSNYIMGEETTQLESSLQEFTGAKHAITCSSGTDALLLAMMALDIQPGDEIITTPFTFIATAETIAFLKAKPVFVDIDVRTYNIDPSKIEEKITDKTKAIIPVSLYGQPADMDTIQAIADRHNLKVIIDGAQSFGSTYKGKTDSNLGDVSTTSFFPAKPLGCFGDGGAVFTNDDALAAKMKSLRVHGQSKRYHHQYIGMGGRMDTIQAAVLNVKLKHYEKDLALRQEVAEKYSKALEGKGIVLPFIEKDVTSAWAQYSVRVQNRDAVQSKLKGEGIPTAVHYPMPLHLQECFKYLGYQKEDFPVAEQVSNEIMSLPMNPYLTDEEIGYISSSL; from the coding sequence GTGAATATAGATTTCGCGAAACTGCAATACCAATACCAACTCTATAAAATAGAGATAGATGAAGCAATACATGCTGTTCTGGATAAATCAAACTATATTATGGGTGAGGAGACAACCCAACTTGAATCATCTCTGCAAGAGTTTACTGGAGCGAAACATGCCATTACCTGTTCTTCAGGAACTGATGCATTATTGCTTGCCATGATGGCACTTGATATTCAACCAGGTGATGAGATCATCACAACACCCTTTACCTTCATCGCTACCGCAGAAACTATTGCTTTTTTGAAAGCAAAACCGGTCTTTGTGGATATAGATGTGAGAACCTATAATATCGATCCTTCAAAGATAGAAGAGAAGATCACAGACAAGACAAAAGCAATCATTCCTGTTTCACTCTATGGACAGCCTGCAGATATGGATACGATCCAAGCTATAGCGGACAGACACAACTTAAAAGTGATCATTGATGGAGCACAGAGCTTTGGAAGTACCTACAAAGGAAAAACAGACAGTAATTTGGGAGATGTATCAACTACTTCTTTTTTCCCAGCAAAGCCGTTGGGATGCTTTGGTGATGGGGGTGCAGTGTTTACCAATGATGATGCATTGGCAGCAAAGATGAAGTCACTTAGAGTACATGGTCAGTCTAAAAGGTACCATCATCAGTATATCGGTATGGGAGGGAGAATGGACACGATACAGGCAGCAGTATTGAATGTGAAGCTCAAGCATTATGAAAAAGATCTTGCTCTACGTCAGGAAGTTGCAGAGAAATATTCTAAAGCTTTAGAAGGGAAGGGTATTGTTTTACCTTTTATAGAAAAAGACGTAACTTCAGCGTGGGCTCAATACTCTGTCCGTGTACAAAATCGTGATGCAGTGCAAAGTAAACTCAAAGGTGAGGGCATTCCCACAGCGGTACATTATCCTATGCCTTTACATTTACAAGAATGTTTTAAGTATTTGGGATATCAAAAAGAAGATTTTCCTGTAGCTGAGCAGGTTTCAAATGAGATCATGAGCTTGCCTATGAATCCCTATTTAACTGATGAAGAAATTGGATATATATCTAGTAGCTTATGA
- the dcd gene encoding dCTP deaminase has protein sequence MGLKSDKWIREKSLNEAMITPFCEGLVGEGVVSYGLSSYGYDIRVTDEFKIFTNINAEVVDPKDFNENNVVDFKGDVCIVPPNSFALARTVEYFKMPSDTLAICLGKSTYARCGIIVNVTPFEPGFEGHITIEISNTTPLPAKIYANEGIAQVLFLQGDEQCETTYSDRAGKYQSQTGITLPRILKNS, from the coding sequence ATGGGACTAAAATCCGATAAATGGATACGCGAAAAATCACTGAACGAAGCAATGATCACACCTTTTTGTGAGGGGTTGGTAGGAGAAGGAGTTGTCAGTTACGGGCTAAGCTCATATGGGTATGACATTCGTGTCACGGATGAATTCAAGATCTTTACGAACATCAACGCAGAAGTGGTGGATCCAAAAGATTTCAATGAAAACAATGTGGTGGATTTCAAAGGGGATGTCTGTATCGTGCCTCCTAACTCTTTTGCCCTTGCAAGAACCGTAGAGTACTTTAAAATGCCAAGTGATACCTTAGCGATCTGTCTAGGAAAAAGTACCTATGCACGCTGCGGTATCATCGTCAATGTGACACCGTTCGAGCCTGGCTTTGAAGGGCATATCACGATAGAGATATCCAACACGACACCGCTGCCTGCGAAGATCTATGCCAATGAAGGTATCGCACAGGTACTCTTCCTGCAGGGAGATGAGCAATGTGAAACGACCTATAGCGACAGAGCAGGCAAATACCAAAGCCAAACAGGTATCACCCTTCCAAGAATCCTTAAAAACAGTTAA
- the asnB gene encoding asparagine synthase (glutamine-hydrolyzing): MCAIFGIIGTYEEEAAKEAFQSLTHRGIDAQYTSANGHCFLGVHRLAVTDVTKSPTKIMNRTGIQILFNGEIYNYEILAEELQLNKPSEADVLYEAYRVWGDDFVIHLRGMFAIAIIEDVQVKLFRDPFGKKPIYYSLDAQRFIFASEMKAIHSLIPLTFNRQILTQYFSFQTPLSPQTFDRHIYQVDAGEMVTFTLEGKRVTRKKYYSPLRNTQVIENEECAVEALEKVLLESVSLRLPKEVKFACLLSGGVDSSLISAMASLEQRIDTFSIGYEGYEKYDERPFARVVAEHIDSNHHEVCFSKADFLQTIEEVVSSLDEPLADPAMLPLYHLMKTVHQEGFKVVLTGDGSDELFMGYRTYKEFYDLEQAKGLEFKGWLQHYFKSHFSMHKEWEWYKRVFEESLLFRSTAEIFTDLQQNRLLRMNVKDNHSVKALEPYREEFEKSGRTSPIEWYSFVDLKVMLGNVFLRKLDRMSMAHSVEARSPFLDKEVVATAFSCRPEIRMMKPSKALVKHVARKYLPKEIVDRKKKGFNYPYIEWLQESGELEVIRRIQAKMNLFNESELGMYLEKGKQGMFKQHLFSLYMLCKWLEKVYGRS; the protein is encoded by the coding sequence GTGTGTGCAATATTTGGAATTATCGGAACCTATGAGGAGGAAGCCGCCAAAGAGGCTTTTCAATCATTGACTCATCGGGGGATAGATGCACAGTATACTTCAGCGAATGGCCACTGTTTTCTTGGTGTACATCGGCTTGCTGTGACCGATGTAACGAAATCACCCACTAAAATCATGAACCGTACTGGGATACAGATACTTTTTAACGGTGAAATTTATAATTATGAAATATTGGCGGAAGAACTTCAGCTGAATAAACCAAGTGAGGCCGATGTCCTCTATGAAGCATACAGGGTATGGGGAGATGATTTTGTCATACACCTTCGGGGAATGTTCGCCATCGCTATCATTGAAGATGTTCAGGTCAAGTTATTCCGCGACCCTTTTGGAAAGAAACCGATCTATTACAGTTTAGATGCCCAAAGATTTATATTTGCCAGCGAAATGAAAGCCATCCATTCGCTCATCCCGCTTACGTTTAATAGACAGATATTGACACAGTACTTCTCTTTTCAAACACCGCTTTCTCCTCAGACCTTTGATAGGCATATCTATCAAGTGGATGCAGGGGAGATGGTAACCTTTACTTTAGAGGGAAAGAGGGTAACAAGGAAAAAGTATTATTCCCCGCTCAGAAATACACAAGTCATAGAGAACGAAGAGTGTGCAGTAGAAGCGTTGGAAAAAGTACTTCTGGAGTCCGTATCGCTGCGCTTACCCAAAGAGGTCAAGTTCGCCTGTTTGCTTTCCGGAGGTGTGGATTCTTCTCTCATCTCTGCCATGGCTTCTTTGGAGCAAAGGATAGATACCTTCAGTATAGGGTATGAAGGGTATGAGAAGTATGATGAACGTCCTTTTGCCAGAGTGGTAGCAGAGCATATAGACTCCAACCATCATGAAGTATGCTTTAGTAAAGCAGATTTTTTGCAAACGATTGAGGAGGTGGTCTCTTCTTTGGATGAACCTTTGGCGGACCCTGCCATGTTGCCGCTTTACCATTTGATGAAAACAGTTCATCAAGAGGGATTTAAGGTGGTGTTGACGGGGGATGGAAGTGATGAACTTTTTATGGGCTACAGGACCTATAAGGAGTTTTATGATCTTGAACAGGCCAAGGGCTTGGAGTTCAAAGGGTGGCTGCAGCACTATTTCAAATCGCATTTTTCTATGCATAAAGAGTGGGAGTGGTACAAACGTGTCTTTGAAGAGAGTTTACTGTTTCGCTCCACAGCAGAAATCTTTACCGATCTTCAGCAAAATAGACTTCTGCGTATGAATGTAAAAGATAACCACTCTGTCAAAGCACTTGAACCCTACAGGGAAGAGTTTGAAAAAAGCGGGCGCACCTCGCCTATAGAGTGGTATAGTTTTGTAGATCTCAAAGTGATGCTGGGGAATGTCTTTTTACGCAAACTTGACCGCATGAGCATGGCACACAGTGTCGAGGCAAGAAGTCCATTCTTGGACAAAGAAGTGGTCGCTACAGCATTCTCCTGCAGGCCTGAGATTCGTATGATGAAACCCTCCAAGGCACTGGTGAAACATGTCGCGAGAAAGTATCTTCCCAAAGAGATCGTGGATCGCAAGAAAAAAGGGTTTAACTATCCCTACATAGAATGGCTACAGGAGAGTGGGGAGTTGGAGGTCATTAGGCGGATACAAGCAAAAATGAACCTTTTTAATGAAAGTGAACTTGGAATGTATTTGGAAAAAGGGAAACAAGGGATGTTCAAGCAACATCTTTTCTCACTCTATATGTTATGTAAATGGTTGGAAAAAGTATATGGTAGATCCTAG
- a CDS encoding acyltransferase, with protein MNNFFVHESSYVDDHVSIGGNTRIWHFSHILSNTTIGMDCSFGQNCVVGPKVNIGNGVKVQNNVSIYEGVEVEDDVFLGPSMVFTNVINPRAFIQRKEEFKKTLLKKGCSIGANVTIVCGITIGEYALIGSGAVVNRDVKPYALMVGVPAQQIGWVGISGNTLQFHNNTAEDEFAQYEIIEENLQVSKK; from the coding sequence GTGAATAATTTCTTTGTGCATGAGAGCAGTTATGTGGATGACCATGTAAGTATTGGGGGTAATACCCGTATTTGGCACTTCTCTCATATTCTTTCAAACACAACTATAGGAATGGATTGCTCTTTTGGACAAAATTGTGTGGTGGGCCCTAAAGTAAATATCGGCAATGGCGTGAAAGTACAGAATAATGTCTCCATCTATGAAGGGGTTGAAGTAGAGGACGATGTTTTTCTTGGGCCTTCTATGGTTTTTACTAATGTCATAAACCCAAGAGCATTCATACAAAGAAAAGAAGAATTTAAAAAGACCCTACTTAAAAAAGGATGTTCCATAGGCGCAAACGTAACAATCGTATGCGGTATCACGATAGGGGAATATGCTCTTATTGGTTCTGGTGCAGTTGTTAACAGAGATGTCAAACCCTATGCCCTGATGGTAGGAGTTCCCGCTCAACAGATAGGATGGGTAGGTATTTCGGGTAATACATTGCAGTTTCATAATAATACTGCAGAAGATGAATTCGCACAGTATGAAATAATCGAAGAAAATTTACAAGTGAGTAAAAAGTGA
- a CDS encoding class I SAM-dependent methyltransferase, with protein sequence MIKKSLKKIMNKLGYEIVKKYDSGHFNDAFTHNALENVDEKNKNFTHFIKNIKQDSIFIESIFKKVDQIYNNNMKFIDVGCGSGVLVDKLKTKYKNGDIKGCDFSNTKISNCCEYYKKDIFFVHDISKKLEEKYDFIVCTEVLEHLKNPNNAIENLCDALKSNGKLLITVPDGRRDTFAGHIHFWSKESFKLFIESCIGSDFSTNFSMYCQKNVVLITKKEEK encoded by the coding sequence ATGATTAAAAAAAGTTTAAAGAAAATCATGAATAAATTAGGTTATGAAATTGTAAAAAAGTACGATAGCGGTCATTTCAATGATGCCTTCACTCATAATGCCCTAGAAAATGTCGATGAGAAAAATAAAAATTTTACCCACTTCATAAAAAATATTAAACAAGATTCTATATTCATTGAAAGTATTTTTAAAAAAGTTGATCAAATATACAATAATAATATGAAATTTATTGATGTTGGTTGTGGTTCAGGTGTTTTAGTTGATAAATTAAAAACTAAATATAAAAATGGTGATATAAAAGGATGCGACTTTTCGAATACAAAAATTTCTAATTGTTGTGAATATTATAAAAAAGATATTTTTTTTGTGCATGACATCAGTAAGAAATTAGAGGAAAAATATGATTTTATTGTTTGCACAGAAGTATTAGAACACTTAAAAAATCCTAATAATGCGATTGAAAACTTATGTGATGCATTAAAAAGTAATGGTAAGCTATTGATTACTGTTCCAGATGGAAGAAGAGATACTTTTGCAGGGCACATTCACTTTTGGAGTAAAGAAAGTTTCAAGCTTTTTATAGAGTCTTGTATAGGTTCTGACTTTAGTACTAATTTTAGTATGTATTGTCAAAAAAATGTTGTTTTAATTACAAAAAAAGAGGAAAAATGA
- a CDS encoding peptidylprolyl isomerase, which translates to MKKLILFGLITLLTLSQAKMVDAIAIIVEGEPITTAEIRAVQQQMQVSKKQATDLLIQDRLQKSAMKDVQIAEADIDEKISAIAAQNNLTVPKMQKILKEQGTTWNQYRASVKEAMKKEKFFQENVVSSIPAPSEDELKLFYRNHQDEFTIPATVKLVEYSAPSEKVIKQFLQTKNPKGVKSRSVTKQTEDLNSALLGSILQTQDGSFTRPFNAGDRYISYKVLSKKGKVNMSFEAAQGTVAAKWRQQQQSKALKDYFEKIKTNADIQILR; encoded by the coding sequence ATGAAAAAACTTATTCTATTTGGACTGATCACTTTACTAACACTCTCGCAGGCAAAAATGGTGGATGCCATTGCCATTATCGTTGAGGGGGAACCTATCACTACTGCAGAGATACGTGCCGTACAACAGCAGATGCAGGTTTCAAAGAAGCAAGCCACAGATCTTCTTATCCAGGACCGACTGCAAAAATCAGCCATGAAAGATGTGCAGATCGCTGAAGCGGATATCGATGAAAAGATATCTGCGATCGCGGCACAGAATAATCTTACTGTTCCTAAAATGCAAAAGATCCTCAAAGAGCAGGGTACCACATGGAACCAATATCGGGCAAGTGTCAAAGAGGCGATGAAAAAAGAGAAGTTCTTTCAGGAGAATGTGGTCAGCTCCATCCCCGCGCCAAGTGAAGATGAACTCAAGCTTTTTTACAGAAACCACCAAGATGAATTTACCATTCCTGCCACTGTCAAGCTGGTCGAATACTCTGCACCCTCTGAAAAGGTCATAAAGCAATTTCTTCAAACCAAAAATCCAAAAGGTGTAAAAAGCCGTTCTGTTACAAAACAAACCGAGGACCTCAACTCTGCTTTGCTTGGAAGTATCTTGCAAACACAGGATGGTTCGTTTACACGCCCTTTTAATGCGGGAGACCGATATATAAGCTATAAAGTACTTTCCAAAAAGGGCAAGGTAAATATGTCTTTTGAAGCAGCCCAGGGTACCGTTGCTGCAAAATGGAGACAACAGCAGCAAAGCAAAGCGCTCAAAGATTATTTTGAAAAGATCAAAACAAACGCTGATATACAAATACTCAGATAA